A genomic segment from Thermus sp. LT1-2-5 encodes:
- a CDS encoding GNAT family N-acetyltransferase, translating into MPKVRQARLEDLPAIAHISHQTLLLGREGSRVFPSEALWGELFVAPYLKRGCCNLVAEEGKEVVGYILGACSDGALLGYLLPRLPLLLLRLALGRFGPPLPHLAYLLRLLLFRGPRAPKGRYPAHLHIAVSAKAQGQGVGRALLTAFLDCLRAKGVPGVQLSTTRANQAARRLYQSLGFRLYAKRASPFWAPYHGRPVIHEVWVKEL; encoded by the coding sequence GTGCCTAAGGTGCGCCAGGCCAGGCTCGAGGACCTCCCCGCCATCGCCCACATCTCCCACCAAACCCTCCTTTTGGGCCGGGAGGGGTCGCGGGTCTTTCCCAGCGAGGCCCTTTGGGGGGAGCTTTTCGTAGCCCCTTACCTGAAGCGGGGGTGTTGCAACCTGGTGGCCGAGGAAGGGAAGGAGGTGGTGGGCTACATCCTGGGGGCCTGTTCCGATGGAGCCCTCCTGGGCTACCTCCTCCCCCGGCTACCCCTCCTCCTCCTTCGGCTCGCCCTGGGCCGCTTTGGCCCCCCTCTTCCCCACCTGGCCTACCTCCTCCGCCTCCTTCTCTTCCGGGGTCCCAGGGCCCCCAAGGGCCGCTACCCCGCCCACCTCCACATCGCCGTGAGCGCTAAGGCCCAGGGCCAGGGGGTGGGGCGGGCCCTTCTCACGGCCTTCTTGGACTGCCTCCGGGCTAAGGGCGTGCCGGGGGTGCAGCTTTCCACCACCCGGGCCAACCAGGCGGCCCGTAGGCTTTACCAAAGCCTCGGCTTCCGCCTCTACGCCAAGCGAGCCAGCCCCTTCTGGGCCCCCTACCACGGCCGCCCCGTGATCCACGAGGTCTGGGTGAAGGAGCTTTAG
- a CDS encoding EVE domain-containing protein, which yields MAYWLLKSEPQVYSIEDLRREGRALWDGVRNYQARNYLLRMREGDLCFFYHSSVQPPGIAGLCQVVRTGIPDPTQFDPSSPYFDPKATPERPRWYTVEVAFLEAWPLIPLDELRTCFPPEHPLGKRGNRLSVMPVPPEVAERLIGRKGCR from the coding sequence ATGGCGTACTGGCTCCTCAAGTCCGAGCCCCAGGTGTACAGCATCGAGGACCTCAGGCGGGAGGGGCGGGCCCTATGGGATGGGGTGCGCAACTACCAAGCCCGCAACTACCTCCTGCGGATGCGGGAAGGGGACCTCTGCTTCTTCTACCACTCCAGCGTCCAGCCCCCGGGCATCGCCGGGCTGTGCCAGGTGGTGCGCACCGGCATCCCCGACCCCACCCAGTTCGACCCAAGTAGCCCCTACTTCGACCCCAAGGCCACCCCGGAAAGGCCCCGGTGGTACACGGTGGAGGTGGCCTTCCTCGAGGCCTGGCCCCTCATTCCCCTGGACGAACTCCGGACCTGCTTCCCCCCCGAGCACCCCCTGGGGAAAAGGGGGAACCGGCTTTCCGTGATGCCGGTTCCCCCGGAGGTGGCGGAAAGGCTTATTGGGCGGAAAGGGTGCCGATGA
- a CDS encoding type II secretion system F family protein, which translates to MPVYQYKARDRQGRLVEATIEAEDLRTAARLLRDRGLFVAEIKEPGKGLRAEVRLPVLERGPGLKDLAVFSRQLATMLGAGLTLLQSLAILERQTENKKFREILKQVRADIEGGMAFSEALAKHKLFSRLYVNLVRAGETSGGLDVILDRLASFLEKELELRGKIKSAMTYPVIVFVFAVGVAYFLLTGIVPQFAQILTDLGSELPLLTRFLIAVSNLLRAATLPLLLLAVVLFFVYRWYYSTPQGRRVIDRIKLRIPVFGNLNRKTAVARFSRTLALLLGSGVNIVESLDITKGTAGNVVVEEIVEAAKQRIQQGDPLNLTLAQHPFVFPPMVSSMVAIGEETGALDTMLNKLADFYEREVDEAVASLTAAIEPLMIIFLGVIVGMIVAGMFLPLFKIIGTLSAQ; encoded by the coding sequence ATGCCAGTCTACCAGTATAAGGCCCGCGACCGGCAGGGCCGCCTGGTGGAGGCCACCATCGAGGCCGAAGACCTCCGCACCGCCGCAAGGCTCCTTCGCGACCGGGGTCTTTTCGTGGCGGAGATCAAGGAGCCGGGAAAAGGCCTAAGGGCTGAGGTGCGGCTTCCCGTCTTGGAGCGGGGTCCTGGCCTTAAGGACCTGGCCGTTTTCTCCCGGCAGCTCGCCACCATGCTGGGGGCGGGCCTCACCCTCCTCCAGTCCCTGGCCATTTTGGAGCGGCAGACGGAGAACAAGAAGTTCCGGGAAATCCTCAAGCAGGTGCGCGCCGACATAGAAGGCGGCATGGCCTTCTCCGAGGCTCTGGCCAAGCACAAGCTCTTCTCCCGGCTTTACGTGAACTTGGTGCGGGCGGGGGAGACCTCGGGGGGGTTGGACGTGATCCTGGACCGCCTGGCGAGCTTCTTGGAGAAGGAGCTGGAGCTCAGGGGCAAGATCAAGAGCGCCATGACCTACCCGGTCATCGTCTTCGTCTTTGCCGTGGGCGTGGCCTATTTCCTCCTCACGGGCATCGTGCCCCAGTTCGCCCAGATCCTCACGGACCTGGGTTCGGAGCTCCCCCTCCTTACCCGTTTCCTCATCGCCGTTTCCAACTTGCTCCGGGCCGCTACCCTACCCCTCCTTCTTTTGGCGGTGGTCCTCTTCTTCGTCTACCGCTGGTACTACAGCACTCCCCAGGGGCGCAGGGTCATTGACCGCATCAAGCTCCGCATCCCCGTCTTCGGCAACCTGAACCGCAAGACCGCAGTGGCCCGCTTCTCCCGCACCTTGGCCCTCCTCTTGGGGAGCGGGGTGAACATCGTGGAGTCCTTGGACATCACCAAGGGGACCGCCGGGAACGTGGTGGTGGAGGAGATCGTGGAGGCGGCGAAGCAGCGGATCCAGCAGGGCGACCCCTTGAACCTCACCTTGGCCCAGCACCCCTTTGTCTTTCCCCCCATGGTGAGCTCCATGGTGGCCATCGGCGAGGAAACGGGGGCCTTGGACACCATGCTGAACAAGCTGGCGGACTTCTACGAGCGGGAGGTGGACGAGGCGGTGGCGAGCCTCACCGCGGCCATCGAGCCCTTGATGATCATCTTCCTGGGCGTCATCGTGGGCATGATCGTGGCCGGGATGTTCCTGCCCCTCTTCAAGATCATCGGCACCCTTTCCGCCCAATAA
- a CDS encoding DEAD/DEAH box helicase — MLPEALRGWESYREWLEADPEFQGRIVFAQLLPKRPPQKTPPQGPFAGVLKALGLVPFRHQQEALDRVAEGRNLVMAYSTAAGKSLVFQVPVLQAALEGETSLLLFPTKALAHDQLKRLRAMAEALGVQGVYPYDGDTPAATRRKAREEGRILLSNPDMLHFGLLPRHGEWAPFLSRLRYLVLDELHAYRGVFGTHVALVLFRLLRLARHYGANPQVIAASATIGNAREHAETLTGLPFVALQEAVARSERELLVLLPKPLDRKGERRRSPLLEAAYLARALAEGGLRALVFANARKSAELIARYAAHPAVRPYRAGYTARERRRLEEALKEGVVRVLVSTSALELGVDIGELDAVVLVGYPGSVSAFWQRAGRAGRGERRALVVYIPREDPLDEYFLHRPELLLQSPPEVAVADPKNPVLCPLHLHAAAWERPLLREEVLCPEALAELKEKDGRFYTPRRRPHREISLRGLGTPFTLRGPEGEVLGYLDERQAYWEAHPGAIYLHGGESYLVRNVDPLRREVWLLPALEDYYTEPRAETDLEVLSGEPVGQGVYVGKVVIRERVVGYVKKRFFTGSILEEVPLELPEISFPTEALWFHPLEAVPPHQIPGGIHALEHAMIGLLPLFVLAERQDIGGISYPFYPRPLPSGQGPTIFIYDGYPGGVGYARAAAQRFPEWVRATLELLKRCPCEEGCPRCVLSPKCGNGNQYLDKKAALLLAANLTLFLPRGAVH, encoded by the coding sequence GTGCTGCCCGAGGCCCTAAGGGGGTGGGAAAGCTACCGGGAGTGGCTCGAGGCCGACCCTGAGTTCCAAGGGCGCATCGTCTTCGCCCAGCTCCTCCCGAAAAGGCCCCCGCAAAAGACCCCGCCCCAAGGGCCCTTCGCCGGGGTCCTGAAGGCCTTGGGCCTCGTCCCCTTTCGCCACCAGCAGGAGGCCTTGGACCGGGTGGCCGAAGGCCGGAACCTGGTCATGGCCTACTCCACCGCCGCCGGAAAAAGCCTCGTCTTCCAAGTGCCCGTGCTCCAGGCCGCCTTGGAGGGGGAAACGAGCCTCCTCCTCTTTCCCACCAAGGCCCTGGCCCACGACCAGCTAAAGCGCCTCCGGGCCATGGCGGAGGCCCTGGGGGTCCAGGGGGTCTACCCCTACGACGGGGACACCCCCGCCGCCACCCGCAGGAAGGCCCGGGAGGAAGGGAGGATCCTCCTCTCCAACCCCGACATGCTCCACTTCGGCCTCCTGCCCCGGCACGGGGAGTGGGCCCCCTTCCTCTCCCGCCTCCGCTACCTCGTCCTGGACGAGCTTCACGCCTACCGGGGAGTCTTCGGCACCCACGTGGCCTTGGTCCTCTTCCGCCTCCTGCGCCTGGCCCGCCACTACGGGGCGAACCCCCAGGTGATCGCCGCCAGCGCCACCATCGGCAACGCCCGGGAACACGCGGAAACCCTCACCGGCCTCCCCTTCGTGGCGCTCCAGGAGGCGGTGGCCCGCTCGGAACGGGAGCTTTTGGTCCTCCTCCCCAAGCCCCTGGACCGGAAGGGGGAAAGGCGGCGAAGCCCCCTTCTGGAGGCCGCCTACCTGGCCCGGGCCCTGGCGGAAGGGGGGCTGCGGGCCCTGGTCTTCGCCAACGCCCGCAAGAGTGCCGAGCTCATCGCCCGCTACGCCGCCCACCCTGCGGTTCGCCCCTACCGGGCGGGCTACACCGCCCGGGAAAGGCGCAGGCTGGAGGAGGCCCTCAAGGAAGGGGTGGTGCGGGTTCTGGTGAGCACCAGCGCCTTAGAGCTTGGGGTGGACATCGGGGAGCTAGACGCCGTGGTCCTGGTGGGCTACCCCGGCTCGGTTTCCGCCTTCTGGCAGCGGGCGGGAAGGGCGGGGCGCGGGGAGCGGCGGGCCCTGGTGGTCTACATCCCCAGGGAAGACCCCTTGGACGAGTACTTCCTCCACCGCCCCGAGCTCCTCCTCCAAAGCCCCCCCGAGGTGGCGGTGGCGGACCCCAAGAACCCGGTGCTCTGCCCCTTGCACCTCCACGCCGCCGCCTGGGAGAGGCCCCTCCTGCGGGAAGAGGTGCTCTGCCCCGAGGCCCTCGCCGAGCTCAAGGAGAAGGATGGCCGCTTCTATACCCCAAGGAGGCGTCCTCACCGGGAAATCTCCTTGAGGGGCCTGGGGACCCCCTTCACCCTAAGGGGGCCAGAAGGGGAGGTCCTGGGCTACCTGGACGAGCGCCAGGCCTACTGGGAGGCCCATCCCGGGGCCATCTACCTCCACGGGGGGGAAAGCTACCTGGTGCGGAACGTGGACCCCCTGCGGCGGGAGGTGTGGCTCCTCCCCGCCCTGGAGGACTACTACACCGAGCCCCGGGCGGAAACGGACCTGGAGGTCCTTTCCGGGGAGCCCGTGGGCCAGGGGGTCTATGTGGGGAAGGTAGTCATCCGGGAGCGGGTGGTGGGCTACGTGAAGAAGCGCTTTTTCACGGGAAGCATCCTAGAGGAGGTGCCCCTGGAACTCCCCGAGATCTCCTTCCCCACGGAGGCCCTTTGGTTCCACCCCCTCGAGGCGGTGCCCCCCCACCAGATCCCCGGGGGCATCCACGCCCTGGAACACGCCATGATCGGCCTCCTGCCCCTCTTTGTCCTGGCGGAACGGCAGGATATCGGGGGCATCTCCTACCCCTTCTACCCTAGGCCCCTTCCCTCCGGGCAGGGCCCCACCATCTTCATCTACGACGGCTACCCCGGGGGCGTGGGCTACGCCCGGGCTGCGGCCCAGCGCTTTCCAGAGTGGGTGCGGGCCACCTTGGAGCTCCTCAAGCGCTGCCCCTGCGAGGAGGGCTGCCCCCGGTGCGTCCTCTCCCCCAAGTGCGGCAACGGCAACCAGTACCTGGACAAGAAGGCGGCCCTGCTCCTGGCAGCCAACCTGACCCTCTTCCTGCCCCGAGGGGCGGTGCATTAG
- a CDS encoding FAD-linked oxidase C-terminal domain-containing protein has protein sequence MGAWEAAKEELRRLLGPRVFLSPAEKEVYRYDAILVGERPLAVALPETREEVQALVRLARRYGLSLVPRGAGSGLSGGAVPLGEAIVVAFTRMDRLALDPVAQAAWAEPGVTTVRISEAARPYGLFYPPDPASYRTSTLGGNLGENAGGPLCFKYGVTGDYLLALEFVDAFGEAHLLERKAFDLPGLLVGSEGTLGLITGARVRLVPLPRHRATLMAAFPEVGALAEAVSRAIASGAVPARLEFLDPACVDAVEDYLHMGLPRGHALFLAETDGDEAELVEEELSLLEETAQAHGAQVRRARDEKEAEAFWRARRAVSPALGRIRPKRVNEDIAVPRSALPQVVREIRALGEAFGLVVVQFGHIGDGNLHPNILFDPRRESEQRVWELAHEIARVALRHGGVLSGEHGIGLMKRKFMAEAVDGETLEAFRQVKAALDPAGLLNPGKLLP, from the coding sequence ATGGGGGCTTGGGAGGCGGCCAAGGAGGAGCTGAGGCGGCTTTTGGGGCCGAGGGTCTTCCTCTCCCCGGCGGAGAAGGAAGTCTACCGCTATGACGCCATCCTGGTGGGGGAAAGGCCCTTAGCGGTGGCCCTTCCGGAAACCCGGGAGGAGGTGCAGGCCCTGGTGCGCCTGGCCCGGAGGTATGGGCTTTCCCTGGTGCCCCGGGGGGCGGGAAGCGGGCTTTCCGGGGGCGCGGTGCCCCTGGGAGAGGCCATCGTGGTGGCCTTCACCCGCATGGACCGCCTGGCCCTGGACCCCGTGGCGCAGGCCGCCTGGGCCGAGCCTGGGGTGACCACGGTCCGCATCTCCGAGGCAGCCAGGCCCTACGGGCTCTTCTACCCCCCGGACCCCGCCTCCTACCGCACCAGCACCCTCGGGGGGAACCTGGGGGAAAACGCCGGGGGGCCCCTTTGCTTCAAGTACGGGGTCACGGGGGACTACCTTTTGGCCCTGGAGTTCGTGGACGCCTTCGGGGAGGCCCACCTTTTGGAAAGGAAGGCCTTTGACCTGCCAGGGCTTTTGGTGGGTTCCGAGGGCACCCTGGGCCTCATCACCGGGGCCCGGGTGCGCCTTGTGCCCCTGCCCCGGCACCGGGCCACCCTCATGGCCGCCTTCCCCGAGGTGGGGGCCTTGGCGGAGGCGGTGTCCCGGGCCATCGCTTCGGGGGCGGTGCCGGCGAGGTTGGAGTTTCTGGACCCGGCCTGCGTGGACGCCGTGGAGGACTACCTCCACATGGGTCTCCCTCGAGGGCACGCCCTCTTCCTGGCGGAAACCGATGGGGATGAGGCCGAGCTCGTGGAGGAGGAGCTTTCCCTCTTGGAGGAAACGGCCCAGGCCCATGGCGCCCAGGTGCGGCGGGCCCGGGACGAGAAGGAGGCGGAGGCCTTCTGGCGGGCCCGCCGGGCGGTGAGCCCCGCCTTGGGGCGGATCCGGCCCAAGCGGGTGAACGAGGACATCGCCGTGCCCCGCTCCGCCCTGCCCCAGGTGGTGCGGGAGATCCGCGCCTTGGGCGAAGCCTTCGGCCTGGTGGTGGTGCAGTTCGGCCACATCGGCGATGGGAACCTCCACCCCAACATCCTCTTTGACCCCAGGCGGGAGAGCGAGCAAAGGGTTTGGGAGCTCGCCCACGAGATTGCCCGGGTGGCCCTCCGGCACGGCGGGGTGCTTTCCGGCGAGCACGGCATCGGGCTCATGAAGCGGAAGTTCATGGCGGAGGCGGTGGATGGGGAGACCCTCGAGGCCTTCCGCCAGGTTAAGGCGGCCTTGGACCCAGCGGGGCTTTTAAACCCGGGGAAGCTCCTCCCTTAA
- a CDS encoding prephenate dehydrogenase/arogenate dehydrogenase family protein, producing the protein MKPLFGKVGIFGVGLLGGSVALGLKERFLAEEVHAYDQDPSALEKALFLGVADRVHAELGPWVGELSLGILAAPVGALPALAQTLGPLAHPESLWTDVGSVKGKVVAALEGLLPHYLGSHPMAGSERAGVENAHAGLLQNAVWVLTPTARTSPKAREGIRRLVEALGAYPLEMPPLLHDQLVARISHLPYLLAVALNRMVAQNPHKDLLIFLAAGGFRDLTRIASGSPRMSRDMVVENREALKEAIEELRAVLLELEGLLDEPEALLQAAEEAKRTRDSLPIVRRSLLPEMYDLVVQVPDRPGEIARIATALGEAGVNIKDIEVLTIREAAGALRLSFATREERERAQEVLKRAGYRLP; encoded by the coding sequence ATGAAGCCCCTCTTCGGCAAGGTGGGCATCTTTGGCGTGGGCCTCCTGGGGGGCAGCGTGGCCCTGGGGCTTAAGGAGCGGTTCCTGGCGGAGGAGGTCCACGCCTACGATCAGGACCCCTCGGCCTTGGAAAAGGCCCTCTTCCTCGGGGTTGCGGACCGGGTCCACGCCGAGCTCGGGCCCTGGGTGGGGGAGCTTTCCCTGGGGATCCTGGCCGCCCCCGTGGGGGCTTTGCCCGCCCTGGCCCAGACCCTAGGTCCCCTGGCCCACCCCGAAAGCCTCTGGACCGATGTGGGAAGCGTCAAGGGCAAGGTGGTGGCGGCCCTGGAGGGGCTTCTTCCCCACTACCTGGGGAGCCACCCCATGGCGGGCAGCGAGCGGGCTGGGGTGGAAAACGCCCACGCCGGGCTTCTGCAAAACGCCGTCTGGGTCCTAACCCCCACGGCCCGCACGAGCCCCAAAGCCCGGGAGGGCATACGGCGCTTAGTGGAGGCCCTGGGGGCCTACCCCCTGGAGATGCCCCCCCTCCTCCACGACCAGCTGGTGGCCCGGATCTCCCACCTCCCCTACCTCCTGGCCGTGGCCCTCAACCGCATGGTGGCGCAAAACCCCCACAAGGACCTCCTCATCTTCCTGGCCGCCGGGGGCTTCCGCGACCTCACCCGCATCGCCTCGGGAAGCCCCAGGATGAGCCGGGACATGGTGGTGGAGAACCGGGAAGCCCTCAAAGAGGCCATAGAGGAGCTAAGGGCGGTGCTTTTGGAACTGGAAGGGCTTCTAGACGAGCCCGAGGCCCTCTTGCAAGCGGCGGAGGAGGCCAAGCGCACCCGGGATAGCCTTCCCATCGTGCGCCGTAGCCTCCTCCCCGAGATGTACGACCTGGTGGTCCAGGTGCCGGACCGCCCCGGGGAGATCGCCCGCATCGCCACCGCCTTGGGGGAAGCCGGGGTTAACATCAAGGACATCGAGGTCCTCACCATCCGGGAAGCGGCGGGGGCCTTGCGCCTCTCCTTCGCCACCCGGGAGGAGCGGGAAAGGGCCCAGGAGGTGCTAAAGCGAGCAGGTTATCGGCTTCCCTGA
- a CDS encoding L-threonylcarbamoyladenylate synthase: MVEVYQKELEEAARTLREGGLVAFPTDTVFGVLAPMEDEAACRRIYQVKGRPEEKPLQVLVADLESALRLTELGPLESKFVRLVETFWPGGLTVVVPGRNIPPWISKDGSVGLRMPAHEGLRELLSRVGGYAAATSLNRSGEPPVRTAEEARAFAVDFVFPGEAGGLASSVVDLRTGEVLREGAIPKEALLAYLQDA, encoded by the coding sequence ATGGTAGAAGTATACCAGAAGGAACTGGAAGAGGCCGCCCGCACCCTGCGGGAAGGGGGGCTTGTAGCCTTCCCCACGGACACGGTCTTCGGCGTCCTGGCCCCCATGGAGGACGAGGCCGCCTGCCGCCGCATCTACCAGGTCAAGGGACGGCCCGAGGAAAAACCCCTCCAGGTCCTGGTGGCGGACCTGGAAAGCGCCCTAAGGCTTACCGAGTTAGGCCCCCTGGAAAGCAAGTTCGTGCGCCTGGTGGAAACCTTCTGGCCCGGGGGGCTCACCGTGGTGGTGCCGGGGCGAAACATCCCCCCTTGGATCAGCAAGGACGGCTCCGTAGGCCTTAGGATGCCCGCCCACGAGGGGCTGCGGGAGCTCCTTTCCCGGGTAGGGGGCTACGCCGCCGCCACCAGCTTGAACCGGAGCGGGGAACCCCCGGTGCGCACCGCGGAGGAAGCCCGAGCCTTCGCCGTGGACTTCGTCTTTCCTGGGGAGGCGGGGGGGCTTGCCTCCAGCGTGGTGGACCTGCGCACAGGGGAGGTCTTGCGGGAAGGGGCCATCCCCAAGGAGGCCCTCCTGGCCTACCTCCAGGATGCCTAG
- a CDS encoding PIG-L family deacetylase — MRRLAPWQWLLLLLLAYLALAEALRLWLGLLWAERVAVLLAALGVWAFVNGRFLFAYYHAFFASLRTRGLPVAEAPGPREHLLVLAPHPDDEVLAAAGRMRRVAAQGGRVTVVYLTSGDAFDLAAGSPLPSQEAMRRLALRRMVEAWRGLEALGLGRESAIFLGFPDQGLFALFTTHYYLPWESPYTGLKAVAYPGAYRLGLPYTGKALEGVLLELFRELRPSRILLPSPLDAHRDHQATAYFGMQAAAALGLEGILEYYIVHGGYQYPLPKGLHPRLPLYPPPRGRGLPWRRFPLSEEEVRLKEKAIRAHRSQMRLLGRFLLAFVRQNELFSPLPIPAKEALAAEEEGWAVLEGREVF, encoded by the coding sequence GTGCGCCGCTTGGCCCCCTGGCAGTGGCTTCTCCTTCTGCTCCTCGCCTACCTCGCCTTGGCGGAGGCGCTAAGGCTTTGGCTGGGTCTCTTGTGGGCCGAGCGGGTGGCGGTCCTCTTGGCGGCCCTGGGGGTTTGGGCCTTCGTCAACGGGCGCTTCCTCTTCGCCTACTACCACGCCTTCTTCGCCTCCTTGCGGACCCGGGGGCTTCCCGTGGCGGAGGCGCCGGGGCCCAGGGAGCACCTCCTCGTCCTCGCCCCCCACCCCGACGACGAGGTGTTGGCGGCGGCGGGGCGCATGCGCCGGGTGGCGGCCCAAGGGGGGCGGGTTACCGTGGTCTACCTCACCTCGGGGGACGCCTTTGACCTGGCGGCGGGAAGCCCCTTGCCCTCCCAGGAGGCCATGCGCCGCCTGGCCCTGCGGCGCATGGTGGAGGCCTGGCGGGGCTTAGAGGCCCTGGGGCTTGGGCGGGAAAGCGCCATTTTTTTGGGCTTTCCCGACCAGGGGCTTTTCGCCCTCTTCACCACCCACTACTACCTGCCCTGGGAAAGCCCCTATACCGGGCTTAAGGCCGTGGCCTACCCCGGGGCTTACCGCCTGGGCCTGCCCTATACGGGCAAGGCCCTGGAAGGGGTTTTGCTGGAGCTTTTCCGGGAGCTTAGGCCAAGCCGCATCCTCCTGCCAAGCCCCCTGGACGCCCACCGGGACCACCAGGCCACCGCCTACTTCGGCATGCAGGCGGCGGCGGCCTTGGGTCTAGAGGGAATTCTGGAGTACTACATCGTCCACGGGGGGTACCAGTACCCCTTGCCCAAGGGCCTCCACCCCCGGCTTCCCCTCTACCCGCCCCCGCGGGGGCGGGGGCTTCCCTGGCGGCGGTTTCCCTTGAGCGAGGAGGAGGTGCGCCTAAAGGAAAAGGCCATCCGGGCCCACCGGAGCCAGATGCGCCTTTTGGGGCGGTTCCTCCTCGCCTTCGTGCGCCAGAACGAGCTCTTTAGCCCCCTGCCCATCCCCGCCAAGGAGGCCCTAGCCGCGGAGGAGGAGGGGTGGGCCGTCCTCGAGGGGCGGGAGGTCTTCTAG
- the scpB gene encoding SMC-Scp complex subunit ScpB, giving the protein MPSLKAEILAVLFAAGRPVSLKELRALGHPEEGILRALKALEKDLEEGHLGVALERVAGGWRLVVHESALPAVEKVLKPSPPRLSKAALEVLALIAYHQPVARAELEAMRGKSVEGVLESLLERGLIRVVGEKEAPGRPKLYGTTERFLEVFGLESLEDLPPLEDGPPLLLRG; this is encoded by the coding sequence ATGCCTAGCCTGAAAGCGGAGATCCTGGCTGTCCTCTTCGCCGCAGGAAGGCCGGTAAGCCTCAAGGAGCTTCGCGCCTTGGGTCACCCGGAAGAGGGGATCTTGCGGGCGCTAAAAGCCCTGGAGAAGGACCTGGAAGAGGGCCACCTGGGGGTGGCCCTGGAGCGGGTGGCGGGGGGGTGGCGGCTCGTGGTGCACGAAAGCGCCCTCCCTGCGGTGGAGAAGGTGCTCAAGCCCTCGCCGCCAAGGCTTTCCAAGGCGGCCCTCGAGGTCCTGGCCCTCATCGCCTACCACCAGCCCGTGGCCCGGGCGGAGCTGGAGGCCATGCGGGGGAAGAGCGTGGAAGGCGTCCTGGAAAGTCTCCTGGAACGGGGGCTCATCCGGGTGGTGGGGGAAAAGGAGGCCCCGGGCCGCCCCAAGCTCTACGGCACCACGGAGCGCTTCCTGGAGGTCTTCGGCCTGGAGAGCCTAGAAGACCTCCCGCCCCTCGAGGACGGCCCACCCCTCCTCCTCCGCGGCTAG
- a CDS encoding GGDEF domain-containing protein, which yields MYRLARLLYWSAWLGLPLGIGLQLAWYPPKTLGLWLAYGAFALYFLLALTRGPKRAPRFLVHGLGAYLLFELWRAQEDGWVVGYWSPALYLVAAFAYPVPWALAASLFWGVLLSLAPPIWGRELGPYYAHFALSQLVLLALTLLLARFRELYGQARFWREQALTCPLTGLPNRRALEMALEREAARVERGEKPFSLVLLDLDDFKRVNDEKGHPEGDRLLKEVARYLVAHVRRGDLVGRWGGEEFAILLPETDPLQATRLAERLREGLKALGTTASFGVASYRGDLGELYRRADEALYRAKRGGKDRVARYTQDQGSR from the coding sequence ATGTACCGCTTGGCCCGCCTTCTTTACTGGTCCGCTTGGCTCGGCCTTCCCTTGGGCATCGGCCTCCAGCTTGCGTGGTACCCGCCGAAGACCCTAGGTCTCTGGCTGGCCTACGGCGCCTTCGCCCTCTACTTCCTCCTTGCGCTCACCCGTGGTCCCAAGCGGGCCCCCAGGTTCTTGGTCCATGGGCTTGGAGCCTACCTCCTTTTCGAGCTTTGGCGAGCCCAGGAGGACGGGTGGGTGGTGGGGTACTGGTCCCCTGCTCTTTACCTGGTAGCCGCCTTCGCCTACCCCGTGCCCTGGGCCCTGGCGGCATCCCTCTTTTGGGGGGTGCTTCTTTCCCTGGCTCCACCTATTTGGGGCCGGGAGCTCGGCCCTTATTACGCCCACTTTGCCCTGAGCCAGCTTGTGCTTCTCGCCCTAACCTTGCTCCTCGCTCGCTTCCGGGAGCTTTACGGCCAGGCCCGCTTCTGGCGCGAGCAGGCCCTCACCTGTCCCCTCACGGGCCTGCCCAACCGCCGGGCCTTGGAGATGGCCCTGGAGCGGGAGGCGGCCCGGGTGGAACGGGGCGAGAAGCCCTTCAGCCTGGTGCTTTTGGACCTAGACGACTTCAAGCGGGTGAACGACGAGAAGGGCCACCCGGAAGGGGACCGGCTCCTGAAAGAGGTGGCCCGCTACCTGGTGGCCCACGTGCGCCGGGGGGACCTGGTGGGCCGCTGGGGGGGAGAAGAGTTCGCCATCCTCCTGCCGGAAACCGACCCCCTCCAGGCCACCCGCTTGGCGGAGCGGCTGCGGGAGGGCCTTAAGGCGTTGGGCACCACCGCCAGTTTCGGCGTAGCCTCCTACCGGGGGGATCTGGGAGAGCTCTACCGGCGGGCAGACGAGGCCCTCTACCGGGCCAAGCGTGGGGGAAAGGACCGCGTGGCCCGGTACACTCAGGATCAGGGAAGCCGATAA